The segment GGCGCCGATGCGGTTGTTGTCGACGTATGGCAGCGTGGTCAGGTAGTCGATCACCGCGCTGACATCCTCGGTGCGGATGTAGGGGTTCTCCAGCTGACGCGGGGTACCGGTGCTCGCTCCCTGGTAAGAGGCGTCGTAAGCAACCGTGACCAGGCCGCTGCCTGCCAGTCGCTCGGCATAGAGGCCTGCGGTCTGCTCCTTCACACCACCACCGGGGTGGGATACCACGACTGCGGCGTACTGCTGGCTTTCATCAAAGTCGGCAGGGAAGTACACGTTGGCGGCGATGGTGACGCCCTGGCCGTTGAGGTTCTTGATGCTGATGCTTTTCATGCTGGTGCTTTTCATGACAGTTCCCTTCATGTTGGTAGCTTCGGTTTCAGTGTTTTTCTGAGCCGTTGTGCTCTGACAGGGGAAATACTAATCGCGGGCCTTATTTTGAAAAACGTGCTAAAACTTAAATCAGTGTTAAGTACAGGTTAACAATATGGCCATCGATCCCTCGCTGTATCCATCTCTAGTGTGGTTTGTGCGTATCGCGCGTCACAGCAGCATTACCAAGGCGGCAGAGGAGGGGGAGGTATCCCGCGCAGCCCTGTCGCAGCACCTGAAATCGCTGGAACAGCAGCTGAATGTGCGGCTGCTGAATCGCAGTACGCGCAGCATGTCGCTGACCGAAGATGGGCAGCGCCTGTTTGATGTTCTTGCCCCGGCCATTGAATCGGTTGACCGGGCAGTCTCTGGGGTGGGGGAATCGCAGGCAGAGCCGTCCGGGGTAATACGGATCAATACATCGAGAGTGGCAGCCAGGGTATTGCTGGAGCCAAAGATGGAAACCTTCCTGGCGCGCTACCCGAAATTAAAGTTGGAATTGGTTATGGATGATGGCCTTTCCAATATCATTTCCAGTGGCATGGACGTCGGCATTCGCCTGGGGGAAAGTCTGGCTGAACATATGGTGGCTGTACCGGTGACACCGCCGATGTCGATGGCGATCGTCGGCTCCCCGGAATATTTCGCCAAGCACGGCACGCCGGAAACACCCGATGACCTGCTGCAGCACAACTGCCTCGCCTTTCGGTTTACCTCCAGTGGCATCATCGACCGCTGGTCCTTCACATCGCCGGATGCTGACAGGCGCACCCTGGTATTCGAGCCGAAGGGCAACGGGGTATTCAATGATGACGAAAGTATGCTGCGCGCTGCGCTTAATGGTGTGGGTGTGATAAAGCACCTGGATCTGTGCGTACAGCAGTATCTTGATGATGGCTCGCTGGTGAGGGTGTTGCAGAGCTGGTGCCAGCCTTTTCCGGGGTTCTTTTTGTATGTGCCTTCGCGAGCGCAGATGCCGACAAAGATACGAGCGTTGATTGATTTTTTGGTCGAGCAGCGCGAGGAATGGGCGTAGGTAGCGGCGTAATTAGATGAGAACAGTACGCGCTAGATGTACCCGTGTTTGCACTACCCCAATATTAGAGGTGGCAGCTCAACTCACGTCGTCTCAGTCTTCCCTCTGGTCTTACCTGAACGCTCACATGTTCAATAGATTTGCCTGCGATGAAATGCGCGGCGAATTTCGCTAGAGGATTCAGATGGCCTCGGTTGAATTTACAATACTTGATGTCTGCCATGGGAATAGCACAATTATTCACTCTGCGAACAATGTCGTTATTGTAGGTGCTGCGCCTGGCAGTACAGTCCAGGGCGCGTTGGAGTCTCTGCAAATAGAAAAGATCGATAGTATTATCATCTCAAATGCTGATGCAGATCATGTCGCTGGTGTAGTGGCGCTTTTGATGGACGATGAGATTGAAGTTTCTAAGGTATATGTTAATAGTGACAGCGCTAAAAAAACTAAAATATGAGATGATTTTAGAAGTGCTCTAAAATATGCAAGGCAAGCCAAGGGAACTAGAATCCAAGTTTCTATTAATGCTGATTTAGATAATTTTGTTTACCAGGATTTTGAGCTTTCTGTCTTGTCACCATGCCCGGTTGATTGCGTAACCTGGCCGGGAACCGAGAGCATTTTAGGAAAAAATTTAGACGCTAACGAAATGTCAGTCGTTCTTAAGTTAATGCAAGATGGCGATAGTATCGCGTTGATTCCTGGAGATATGAGTTCCAGCTCTCTGGATTTTATAAAATCAGAAGGAAGCTGTATAAAATCAAAGATACTAGTCTTTCCGCATCATGGGGGCCTTCCTCATGCTGGAGATGCAGTGAATTTCGCGAAAGAACTTTGTGATCTTGTTGAACCGGAAATTGTACTTTTTTCAAATGGTAGGAATCGTCATTCAAATCCCAGAGTTGAAGTTTTAAATGGTATCAAAGCGTCAGTATGTACTGCTGGAGTAGCGTGTACGCAGCTATCGGAAGCTTGCTGTGTTGGAGAGGAATCACTAAGTGATCAGCATTTATCGGAATTATTGCCTAGTAAAGGCGGATCAAGGAAGCATAGCTGCTCTGGGTCGATAAGTATCAAATTAAAGGGTGCAGATACAGACGTATTATCTCCTTTCGAAAAGCAAGGAGAATATGTTAAAAATTTTCCTAAAAGGAAATGCCTTGTCTTAGAGAGTGAGGGATAGAATAAAAAATGTTGAGTAAATAACGGTGGCTTAGGAATCTTGGGACTGCTTGATTGGGAGTGTCAGAATGACAGATGTTTTGTCTGCCGAGCAGCGAGCATACTGCATGTCACAAATAAAGGGGGCCAATACTGAGCCAGAGTTGAGTCTCCGTAAGGCACTATGGATTTTGGGTTTAAGGTATAGAATAAAAAATAAATTGCCAGGTAGACCAGATATTATATACCCAACTTCTAAAGTGGCTATTTTTGTTGATGGCTGCTTTTGGCATAAG is part of the Microbulbifer pacificus genome and harbors:
- a CDS encoding MBL fold metallo-hydrolase translates to MASVEFTILDVCHGNSTIIHSANNVVIVGAAPGSTVQGALESLQIEKIDSIIISNADADHVAGVVALLMDDEIEVSKVYVNSDSAKKTKI
- a CDS encoding LysR family transcriptional regulator, which translates into the protein MAIDPSLYPSLVWFVRIARHSSITKAAEEGEVSRAALSQHLKSLEQQLNVRLLNRSTRSMSLTEDGQRLFDVLAPAIESVDRAVSGVGESQAEPSGVIRINTSRVAARVLLEPKMETFLARYPKLKLELVMDDGLSNIISSGMDVGIRLGESLAEHMVAVPVTPPMSMAIVGSPEYFAKHGTPETPDDLLQHNCLAFRFTSSGIIDRWSFTSPDADRRTLVFEPKGNGVFNDDESMLRAALNGVGVIKHLDLCVQQYLDDGSLVRVLQSWCQPFPGFFLYVPSRAQMPTKIRALIDFLVEQREEWA